Within Plasmodium vinckei vinckei genome assembly, chromosome: PVVCY_12, the genomic segment TAAACTGTACAATCATAAGTTATTATATCcttgttttttaatttcctTAAATTTGGTATCCCATGACAAACAGCTAAaatttgcaaaaaaaaaaaaaaaaaaaaaaaaatatgaccAGGCAAGGTAAATTAAGTCGGTAAACTATATATTAAGCTTTCTctcttttttcataataattatatatatagatctAATTAAtcgtaaaaaataataaaagatttTACCCTCGTTTGGTGACGCACACACTGTTTTAGGAAAGCCATGAAAATTAATTCCAGCGGGATAAgcattgttttttatataaaaatcaaatgCTAAATTGTCAATTTCTTCTGTTGTTATACCTTCTTTTGAACTTTCtaaacataattttaaacaatttGCTGCTATTTTTGCAgcctttttcattttaataatacaattttcatctttaacttcgtaaatattattagagGGTTCCACAATTCCTGTTTTAGCATAGCTTGGTGATTTTATATGTGGTGGAATTTGTTTAGCAGGTAAAACTTTATATTTcccttaaaaaaatgtatgtatatatatatatatatatttaatttatagacaaataaaaataacagaATGTTGtatttatgtaaaatattacatatatatatgtaggGATGTTGAGATGAAACTAGTCAGAcatataattgttttttttcattaccATCTTCTAAGGTAGGTTTAAATAAAGTGGTTTCAGACActctaattttatttaattttggtgttaatatatatgtatgaaaattatatttttgttttgatATATGGGAAACTCGAGTTGtccaatttttaaataaatatgacattctttttaatttatatataagttagctttaataatattcctttttaaatatttcgtTTTCACACAATAACAggatatacatatatatatttaactaatttcttttataattatttactaTGCATAATTTAAGGGgatattacattttttatatttactcCTGTCATTATGgtgttattaaaaaattcatagccttataaaaaaaattagctAACTACAGAATGGTATAGAGAAAATGAACAATAATCGGGGGGatacataattaaatattaattatgtttttaaatattttataaatatgcattaaTTCATGTATTAAGTAATTtacattttgtatttataaaaaatgaaaaattataattttataaaatggtGTAGTAtgatattcaaaaaataggaatttaaaaatgggGAGTCGTTTTGCAATCGTCTAtagcgaaaaaaaaattatagtatgcataataatgctatttatataaagataaatttatatatataaaaatattttactacAAAGtgtaatataattttaatataatttatagattttatttttctttaattttaaaacattttatttatttaaaaaaacaaaattaagttatattttttttaaatatatcattattctAATTAATAAGTTTGATAGACTATTAATTACAAAAGctttatgatttttttgtaattttttaattttaactatagaatataaaacatataaacaaataaaagtacaataatattattttaattttattataattatataatttttaacattGTTAGTGATACcaccaaaaaaaacaaaattttattatatgctaCTTTGACAATTTGGTATAAACCTTTTGGTTGCCCATACGAGACTAATAAACCCATTAAAATCGAAAACAAAACATTTTGTCcaatttatatgcatatatttaaaattgtaaataaattaatagcAGTTTTATGTAATACCATTATCATATAAGTACACAAACTagttgcatatatataacatcaTCCAGATATATACTACTTTTGGAAGatcaaacattttttagctttttttttgaagaaATCCCGGAATGTATAAAACAATCCAAAACGTTTTTGATTATactaattattatataaatattttacgCTTTTATTACAATGTTAACAAAATAGCAATTTCTTTCAATCAATCCAAGAGAGCATATATTTCCTAGCATAAACAAAACCATTAGATATTTTGTcatgttaatttttttagtcATTTGGGAGAACtcataaaaattgaaaaataaaataaaaatgagagtcaaatatattagatagcgggttttattttttaatagtttTGTTTAGcccattttaattaaataactatttttttcaagtGATTAATTCCCgttgtatatatagtagCATGCATatactaatataaatatatatccgAATACTACAGTGTTATTCCCTTTTTGGTGCTTATAccaacatatatattttatatatatacatataagaAAACAGGCAGAAGGAAGATTATATTAGTTGAGATAAACGTCGCATAGCGGTTTCGTTTATTTCAACAGACttatgcataaatattatgcaCCTGTCGAAAGACATATATACAAGACAATT encodes:
- a CDS encoding methionine aminopeptidase 1a, putative, producing MSYLFKNWTTRVSHISKQKYNFHTYILTPKLNKIRVSETTLFKPTLEDGKYKVLPAKQIPPHIKSPSYAKTGIVEPSNNIYEVKDENCIIKMKKAAKIAANCLKLCLESSKEGITTEEIDNLAFDFYIKNNAYPAGINFHGFPKTVCASPNEAVCHGIPNLRKLKNKDIITYDCTVYFDGVFGDCAGTVGIGDISEKHKKLIEVSKECLYKAISICRDGQKFSEIGRVITEHAHKNGFNVIKDFCGHFIGTNMHMYPLIEHHYPNTHEENEYMKKGQIFTIEPILSEGSINIHTWKDQWTVCTNDNSFCSQWEHTILVTENSAEILTECE